Proteins co-encoded in one Simkaniaceae bacterium genomic window:
- a CDS encoding exodeoxyribonuclease V subunit gamma — MRSLPKLHLSNSSELLIENLKTELYTSSSNCTRKLLVLPCDSIKKKIERAVCDDERMGLLIGVRFLNLNLLLDELLSLFGQSHVFASQRDLSFLIRSITDQEGSKGSELSQLEDYFKETSLNDKAVFCDLLAGLFLNYGQYFGSKWEEWVEKNGWQQYLIKELNAVFDFPSTFIPKIQSLQSPQRQVDVHIFALPHIPSIYLDFLTKASLHLSISIYLMSYSDLFWGDLYSTRKRRAIDSELDQPSPNPLFGNLCKLGQSLFCDLIDRNFVAKDHYLHPQWNNEPSLLKRIQTDLFELQSYDAYDKQNEQGFTMDSSLQIFRAPTRLREVENIFNQLLKLWDQFDLDPDRIVVLAPDINEYVPLIEFVFGNQDSPIGYCIEGVNLKAHSDVYMLADLILTMVESRWDKHEVFQLIESSIIQSKWGISIEDVSKIKGWFEQCHLTWGFDLGHRAEFIEVDPKELQKSGTLSDVFSCCLLALAMSSDLSQMSSSFTPPFEIEFSQAQLLEKVMSCFQEIKSFRDSVKKTTQSLDSWCQILITAFETLFSLPSLLSDQRDDFNRLMQDLRSIFRFKDKIGDFAFDWPTISKGLKRIVEKKKGIVKVGNKPMVRFASIQTGETFVSDVVILIGMQGSSFPRYSPQLAMDELLHLDQPPFYPQTAQIDRYFFLEAITQANYFLVISALSKDDEGKQEDFSICVNDLLSHIDRISPHPSEKAKTWLVQEVQELSFEIEALKESYLNQSFRLAKAYYDEKAIPHQLFSILNGHPANPMGKNNRIIDISQLLKMSRHPIQFILNEKYQIYLDSNDKNELWLKEFVLSALDKARARQIFLKSFKDPTELFSKQRMPFSSELFSKIAQIDLTADLGKINELLKAYHLDKEDLFSIHFSRFTDVVKEIDRGVIEHPSIKIEVDNEEYELVGKLDQLSSQGALLMGKHHVSDLFKFWPQLLLLQALDHSVLQNKNAITLKDGKVREVNFPDWQKALESYVHYYITFKDRISFLVPSLAESILIRDQTHFEKEVNSLYDESEFQIDDPYFKALFQTKESFLETVSYEKLSSEMKEHFFHFIEWYKEK; from the coding sequence GTGCGTTCTCTTCCAAAACTTCATTTAAGCAATTCATCTGAGTTACTTATTGAAAATTTAAAAACTGAATTATACACGTCTTCTTCCAATTGCACAAGAAAACTCCTTGTTTTACCTTGTGACAGCATAAAGAAAAAAATTGAAAGAGCGGTTTGTGATGATGAGAGAATGGGGCTTTTAATAGGGGTTCGGTTTTTGAATCTCAACCTTCTTCTTGATGAGCTTTTATCGCTTTTTGGGCAATCCCATGTCTTTGCATCGCAGAGGGATCTCTCCTTTTTAATTCGATCAATTACGGATCAAGAGGGATCAAAGGGGAGTGAGTTGTCCCAATTGGAAGACTATTTTAAGGAGACAAGTTTAAATGATAAGGCAGTTTTTTGTGATCTATTAGCGGGACTTTTCTTGAATTATGGTCAGTATTTTGGTTCAAAATGGGAAGAATGGGTAGAAAAAAATGGTTGGCAGCAATATTTAATCAAAGAATTAAATGCCGTTTTTGATTTTCCCTCAACTTTCATTCCGAAAATACAAAGCCTACAATCCCCCCAACGACAAGTGGACGTTCATATTTTTGCCCTTCCTCACATCCCTTCTATCTATTTGGATTTTTTAACAAAGGCATCTTTGCATTTAAGTATTTCGATTTATCTAATGTCTTATTCAGACTTGTTTTGGGGAGATCTTTATTCAACAAGGAAAAGGAGGGCTATCGATTCCGAACTAGATCAACCGAGTCCAAATCCCCTATTCGGGAACCTATGTAAACTTGGACAATCCTTGTTTTGCGACTTAATTGATCGAAATTTTGTGGCTAAAGATCATTATTTACATCCTCAATGGAATAATGAGCCATCGTTATTGAAAAGGATCCAAACTGATTTGTTTGAATTGCAGTCATATGATGCATATGACAAACAAAATGAGCAAGGATTCACCATGGATTCTTCTCTTCAAATTTTCAGAGCGCCCACTCGTTTAAGAGAAGTGGAAAACATTTTTAATCAATTGCTTAAGCTTTGGGATCAATTTGATCTCGATCCGGATCGCATTGTGGTATTGGCTCCTGATATCAATGAATATGTTCCCTTGATTGAGTTCGTTTTTGGCAACCAAGATTCCCCTATTGGTTATTGTATTGAGGGGGTCAATTTAAAAGCCCATAGTGATGTCTATATGCTTGCCGATTTGATCCTGACTATGGTTGAGAGCCGATGGGATAAACATGAGGTCTTTCAATTGATTGAATCGTCCATTATTCAATCTAAGTGGGGCATTTCAATTGAGGATGTTTCTAAAATTAAAGGGTGGTTTGAGCAATGCCATTTAACGTGGGGTTTTGATCTAGGGCATCGTGCTGAATTTATTGAAGTCGACCCAAAAGAGCTACAAAAAAGTGGGACGTTATCAGATGTATTTTCTTGCTGTCTACTTGCTCTTGCTATGAGTTCAGATTTATCGCAAATGTCAAGCAGTTTTACACCGCCATTTGAGATTGAGTTTTCTCAAGCTCAATTATTAGAAAAAGTGATGAGCTGTTTTCAAGAGATTAAGTCGTTTCGAGATAGTGTCAAAAAGACGACACAATCATTAGACTCTTGGTGTCAAATATTAATCACCGCATTTGAAACATTGTTTTCTTTGCCCTCTCTTTTATCTGATCAAAGAGATGATTTTAATCGATTAATGCAGGACCTCCGATCAATCTTTCGCTTTAAGGATAAAATAGGCGACTTTGCCTTTGACTGGCCTACAATTTCAAAAGGGCTAAAAAGGATTGTAGAAAAGAAAAAGGGGATTGTTAAGGTTGGTAATAAACCAATGGTTCGCTTCGCTTCGATTCAAACCGGAGAGACTTTTGTAAGCGATGTTGTCATTTTAATAGGAATGCAAGGGTCTAGCTTTCCTCGTTATTCTCCTCAACTTGCGATGGATGAGCTGTTACACCTTGATCAGCCTCCTTTTTATCCCCAAACAGCCCAAATCGATCGCTATTTCTTCTTAGAAGCAATCACTCAAGCAAATTATTTTCTTGTGATTTCGGCTCTTTCAAAAGATGATGAAGGAAAACAAGAAGACTTTTCAATTTGTGTGAATGATTTGTTGTCTCATATTGATCGCATTTCCCCCCATCCAAGTGAAAAAGCAAAAACGTGGTTAGTTCAAGAGGTTCAGGAACTCTCTTTTGAGATTGAGGCGCTTAAGGAGTCGTATTTAAATCAATCATTCCGACTTGCGAAGGCCTATTATGATGAAAAAGCAATTCCGCATCAGTTATTTTCCATATTGAATGGACATCCGGCAAATCCCATGGGAAAAAATAACCGGATCATTGATATTTCTCAGTTATTAAAAATGAGTCGCCATCCGATTCAGTTTATTCTTAATGAAAAATATCAAATTTATCTCGACTCTAATGACAAAAATGAGCTTTGGCTCAAAGAATTTGTTTTAAGTGCACTTGATAAGGCGCGCGCGCGTCAGATTTTTCTGAAGTCATTTAAAGATCCAACGGAATTATTTTCCAAACAACGTATGCCGTTTTCTTCTGAGCTTTTTTCAAAAATTGCTCAAATCGACTTAACTGCAGATCTTGGGAAAATCAACGAGCTTTTAAAAGCGTATCATTTGGATAAAGAGGATTTATTCTCTATTCATTTTTCAAGATTTACTGATGTGGTGAAAGAAATCGATAGGGGTGTTATTGAGCACCCCAGTATTAAAATAGAGGTGGATAATGAGGAATATGAGCTGGTAGGAAAACTCGATCAACTCTCATCGCAAGGGGCCCTTTTAATGGGTAAACATCATGTTTCCGACCTATTCAAATTTTGGCCACAGCTACTGCTGCTCCAAGCTTTAGATCATTCGGTTCTGCAAAATAAAAATGCGATCACATTAAAGGATGGGAAGGTTCGAGAGGTTAATTTTCCGGACTGGCAAAAGGCTTTAGAATCTTATGTTCATTATTATATTACGTTTAAAGATCGGATCTCATTTTTGGTCCCCAGTTTAGCAGAATCTATTCTCATTCGCGATCAAACCCACTTTGAAAAAGAAGTCAATTCGCTATATGATGAGTCAGAGTTCCAAATTGACGATCCTTATTTTAAAGCGCTTTTCCAAACAAAAGAGTCGTTTTTAGAGACAGTGTCATATGAAAAATTGTCTAGTGAAATGAAAGAGCATTTTTTTCATTTTATTGAATGGTATAAGGAAAAATAA
- a CDS encoding MFS transporter: MNLLKTENKVRITSGQKNRRSDSQFIRSILPLNIAQLLGALNDNIFKFLCAFFLIDLYGIARSSEVMIWIGAIYVLPFILFSTYGGALADRYSKQKLVIGLKGLEVLVMGFGIWAYSMKSPWGCFILLFLMSFQSALFGPPKYGIIPELVEEQHISKANGLITASTYISIIAGSFLATFLTQISNRNFVFGAIICTLIAVVGFVASFYVPKTKPMKNKRKMATFAIADVTRTLSYCKPFPFLVLTIFASSFFLFLGGFIQLNIVPYAISTLNIGEVGGVYLFSTCSIGIVLGAYVSGKINRKSINLGLACLASLGISLFFILIPAISFSVIGTAIVLSCLGFAGGLYIVPIESYMQSKSPEEKRGQIIATNSFLSFCGVLFAPAFLYLFSSVLNISASLGFICMGLINFIFFLYLSRQLSGPFFNYFSRKFICPFYQIKINPQTFDLKHAQGVVLHMRRLAHLLLLFAFSNKIHLYIVRERPKIFDFFFRIFKNIHFIYAHNSFLIASNIFKYVVESNNRNEQLPCLIIPHSIVNKYYGEDDYVKGLSLIRNKCDFITIQKNMSFKPSFKKPLKRTQISIAFDPKLIVRSSKPDYAFKS, encoded by the coding sequence ATGAATTTATTAAAAACGGAAAACAAAGTCCGAATCACTTCCGGTCAAAAAAACCGCAGATCTGATTCCCAGTTTATCCGATCTATTCTTCCCCTTAATATTGCCCAATTACTCGGAGCACTCAACGACAACATCTTTAAATTTCTCTGTGCTTTTTTCTTGATTGATCTTTATGGAATTGCACGCTCATCTGAAGTGATGATTTGGATCGGTGCAATTTATGTCCTCCCTTTCATTTTATTTTCTACGTATGGGGGAGCTCTAGCAGATCGATATAGCAAACAAAAATTAGTCATCGGTCTAAAAGGGCTTGAAGTTCTCGTGATGGGATTTGGAATCTGGGCTTACTCAATGAAATCGCCATGGGGATGCTTTATCCTTCTCTTTTTAATGTCTTTTCAAAGCGCTCTTTTCGGCCCCCCCAAATATGGCATTATCCCGGAATTAGTTGAAGAACAGCATATTAGTAAAGCAAACGGTCTGATTACGGCATCAACATATATTTCAATTATTGCAGGCTCTTTTTTAGCGACCTTCCTCACGCAAATTAGCAATCGAAACTTTGTATTTGGTGCTATTATATGCACGCTCATTGCAGTCGTCGGTTTTGTTGCAAGTTTTTATGTTCCTAAGACAAAGCCAATGAAAAATAAACGAAAAATGGCCACATTCGCTATAGCAGACGTCACAAGAACACTTTCCTATTGCAAGCCCTTTCCCTTTCTTGTTTTAACGATTTTTGCCTCAAGTTTCTTTCTCTTTTTAGGGGGATTCATTCAACTTAATATCGTCCCTTACGCTATTTCAACATTAAATATTGGCGAAGTCGGTGGGGTTTATCTATTTTCCACTTGTTCGATCGGCATTGTTTTAGGGGCCTACGTATCCGGAAAAATTAATCGTAAAAGCATTAACCTCGGCCTAGCCTGTCTAGCTTCACTGGGAATTTCTTTATTTTTCATATTGATTCCCGCTATTTCCTTCTCAGTGATTGGGACCGCTATTGTACTATCCTGCCTTGGTTTTGCCGGAGGATTATATATCGTTCCTATTGAAAGCTACATGCAATCCAAAAGCCCTGAAGAAAAACGGGGGCAAATTATTGCCACAAATAGCTTTTTGAGTTTTTGTGGCGTCCTATTTGCGCCTGCCTTTTTATATCTTTTTAGCTCTGTTTTGAATATCTCCGCTTCGCTTGGATTTATTTGCATGGGCCTTATTAATTTTATCTTTTTTCTCTACCTCTCTCGGCAGTTATCCGGCCCTTTTTTCAACTATTTTTCCCGCAAATTCATTTGTCCTTTTTACCAAATAAAAATTAATCCCCAAACTTTTGACTTAAAACATGCTCAAGGGGTTGTTCTCCATATGCGGCGGCTAGCTCACTTGCTTTTGCTCTTTGCTTTTTCAAATAAAATCCATCTTTATATTGTTCGAGAAAGACCTAAAATCTTTGATTTTTTCTTCCGGATTTTTAAAAACATCCACTTTATTTATGCTCACAACTCATTCTTAATTGCATCGAATATCTTTAAATATGTTGTTGAGTCAAATAATCGAAATGAGCAGCTCCCCTGTTTAATTATCCCCCATTCAATCGTGAACAAATACTATGGGGAAGATGATTATGTAAAAGGCTTGAGTTTGATCCGTAATAAATGTGACTTTATTACGATTCAAAAAAATATGAGCTTTAAACCCTCCTTTAAGAAACCACTTAAACGGACGCAAATCTCTATTGCATTTGATCCAAAATTAATCGTGCGCAGCTCAAAACCCGATTATGCATTTAAATCCTAG
- the thrS gene encoding threonine--tRNA ligase, which produces MHIKYQDQPIELEDGSTGLDLVEKLGLKEPHQAVGFSINRRMCDISTPLKNGDVIEIYDFDCDEGREIFWHTSAHVLAQAILRLWPDAQPTIGPPIENGFYYDFAHLNISEEDFPKIEKEIKSILKERFRTKKITFSSKEEALEAFKDNPYKVELINSFDPSSSLTAYQQGEFTDLCRGPHLMNLGKIKAFKLMKTSGAYWRGNSENEMLTRIYGISFPDKELLNHYLTLLEEAKKRDHRVLGNKLDLFSFKEDGPGMPFIHPSGMIIWNKLLEFWRELHQMQDYVEIKTPIMLSQELWERSGHWFHYRENMYTSEIDERSFAIKPMNCPGGMLYYKSHRHSYREFPLRVGEIGLVHRHELSGSINGLLRVRSFHQDDAHIFMTPKQIKDEIVNVIRLADTIYKTFGLDYRFELSTRPEKSKTIGSDEDWDIATNGLRDALIEWGSPFQVNEGDGAFYGPKIDLHVRDALGRSWQCGTIQLDMSLPERFDLEYTDSDGQAKRPIMIHRALYGSIERFFAILIEHFAGRFPLWLSPRQICFIPVADRHVTYAKHLASTLKSHGLICDVDDSNESVSKKIRNAQMLQFNYMLTIGDQEIESKAINIRTRENIQVGAMSLESFISQIKEELQTKSLVSLFQETSHKTDLIKK; this is translated from the coding sequence ATGCATATCAAATATCAAGATCAACCTATCGAGCTGGAAGACGGTAGCACAGGTTTAGATTTGGTTGAAAAGCTCGGATTAAAAGAGCCCCATCAAGCTGTTGGTTTTTCAATTAATCGGCGGATGTGTGATATTTCTACACCTTTAAAGAATGGGGATGTGATCGAAATTTATGATTTTGATTGTGATGAAGGTAGAGAAATTTTTTGGCATACCTCTGCCCACGTTTTAGCTCAAGCCATTCTCCGTCTGTGGCCGGATGCACAACCCACAATTGGCCCCCCTATTGAAAACGGCTTTTATTACGACTTTGCTCATCTAAATATTTCCGAAGAAGACTTTCCCAAAATAGAAAAAGAGATTAAGTCTATTTTAAAAGAACGATTCAGAACAAAAAAAATCACCTTTTCCTCAAAAGAAGAAGCTCTGGAAGCCTTTAAGGATAATCCCTATAAAGTTGAATTAATCAACAGCTTTGATCCAAGTAGCTCTCTTACAGCTTATCAACAAGGTGAATTTACCGATCTGTGTCGCGGTCCCCATCTAATGAATCTGGGGAAAATCAAAGCATTTAAGCTGATGAAAACCTCAGGAGCCTATTGGAGGGGGAATAGCGAAAATGAGATGCTCACGCGGATATATGGAATCTCATTCCCAGATAAAGAACTTCTCAATCATTATTTAACCCTTCTTGAAGAGGCCAAAAAAAGAGATCATAGAGTGCTTGGCAACAAACTTGATTTGTTCTCTTTTAAAGAAGACGGTCCGGGTATGCCTTTCATTCACCCATCGGGAATGATCATTTGGAATAAACTGCTCGAATTTTGGCGTGAACTCCATCAAATGCAAGATTATGTCGAAATTAAAACACCGATTATGCTCTCACAAGAATTATGGGAACGATCCGGTCACTGGTTTCATTACCGTGAAAATATGTATACCTCTGAAATCGATGAGCGTTCATTTGCGATTAAACCCATGAATTGTCCGGGTGGAATGCTCTATTATAAAAGTCACAGACATAGCTATCGAGAATTTCCCCTTCGCGTAGGTGAAATCGGTCTCGTTCATCGCCATGAATTATCCGGATCAATCAATGGTCTTCTGAGAGTTAGAAGCTTTCATCAAGACGATGCTCATATTTTCATGACTCCCAAACAAATTAAAGATGAAATCGTCAATGTCATTCGATTAGCCGATACCATTTATAAAACATTTGGCCTTGATTATCGATTTGAACTCTCCACACGGCCTGAAAAATCAAAAACGATTGGCTCCGATGAAGATTGGGACATCGCAACCAACGGTTTAAGAGATGCCCTGATTGAATGGGGGTCCCCCTTTCAAGTCAATGAGGGAGATGGGGCTTTTTATGGCCCAAAAATTGATCTTCATGTCAGAGATGCTCTCGGTCGTTCATGGCAATGCGGCACAATTCAATTAGATATGTCTTTGCCTGAACGTTTTGATTTAGAGTATACGGATTCGGATGGCCAAGCAAAGCGTCCCATTATGATTCATCGCGCTCTATATGGGTCAATCGAACGCTTCTTTGCGATCTTAATTGAACATTTTGCAGGGAGATTTCCTCTTTGGTTAAGCCCTAGGCAGATTTGTTTCATTCCCGTTGCCGATCGTCACGTCACCTATGCAAAGCATTTAGCTAGCACTCTAAAAAGTCATGGTCTAATTTGCGATGTAGATGACTCAAATGAATCCGTATCCAAAAAAATCCGCAATGCTCAGATGCTACAATTCAACTATATGCTGACAATTGGGGATCAAGAAATCGAGTCTAAAGCAATCAATATCCGCACTAGGGAAAATATTCAAGTTGGAGCGATGAGCCTTGAAAGCTTCATCTCACAAATTAAAGAAGAACTCCAAACAAAATCTCTTGTATCCCTCTTTCAAGAGACTTCTCATAAAACTGATCTTATAAAAAAATAA
- a CDS encoding pGP6-D family virulence protein — MVKLNSLLSDRFRKAKPQLETRNETSLENVSLNELTHLSDFFKTSDLTTEEKGQIETILQSFKSETQDISSDFDELLSLTKEVKAINNQAIILHGERIKQAQIILKKYKDGAFSAWLVSTYGNRQTPYNFLQYYEFYKTLSPDLQNKVTEMPKQAIYTLASRDGEIEKKQEMIENYNGESKKEVLEKIRTIFPLAPKDKRQTKPSVTLLKSLERIIQQCNHSKLQLEENEKEEIKELLLQIEALL; from the coding sequence ATGGTCAAATTAAACTCACTTCTTTCAGATAGATTTAGAAAAGCTAAACCCCAATTGGAAACTCGCAATGAAACTTCCCTTGAGAATGTTTCATTAAATGAGCTAACACATCTGTCTGACTTTTTTAAAACTTCAGATTTAACAACTGAAGAAAAGGGGCAAATTGAAACAATTCTTCAATCATTTAAATCTGAAACTCAAGATATTTCTTCAGACTTTGATGAGCTATTGTCTTTGACAAAAGAAGTCAAAGCAATTAACAATCAAGCGATTATACTGCACGGAGAAAGGATTAAACAAGCACAAATTATCCTTAAAAAGTATAAAGACGGAGCCTTTAGCGCATGGCTTGTTTCAACCTATGGCAATCGGCAAACCCCTTACAATTTTTTGCAATACTATGAGTTTTATAAAACACTTTCCCCTGATTTACAAAACAAAGTGACTGAGATGCCTAAACAGGCAATTTATACATTAGCTTCACGAGACGGTGAAATCGAAAAAAAACAAGAAATGATTGAAAATTATAACGGTGAGTCAAAAAAAGAAGTTCTAGAAAAAATCAGAACCATATTTCCCCTTGCCCCAAAAGACAAAAGGCAAACAAAACCTTCCGTGACTCTTCTCAAGTCTTTAGAGCGGATTATTCAACAATGTAATCACTCTAAACTACAACTCGAAGAAAATGAAAAAGAAGAAATCAAAGAGCTTCTCCTGCAAATTGAGGCACTTCTTTAA
- a CDS encoding adenylosuccinate lyase yields the protein MMNEEIFESPFTTRYRSEAMSKIFSSQYKYATWRRLWIALASAMRSAGIDIPLEAIEQMKKQVLNIDFDQIALFEKKFRHEVIAHIHAFSEVAPLARGVIHLGATSSYVMDNGDLIQMKEALTILRGKLKHLMRALYSKAREYASTPCLAYTHFQPAQPITVGKRISTWLFDVYLCFNDLHTLLLDFPFLGVKGATGTQDSFLALFDQDQEKVDACERAVATSMGFEAVFPLSTQTYTRLQDCRILSILARIGTSLHKMATDVRLLSHTKEIFEPHREDQVGSSAMPYKRNPIQAERICSIARYLINLENNAHQTAANQWLERSLDDSANRRIVLPEAFLSADSIINLAVELTNRLEIDEEAISNQLKNYAPFLSLERALMSACKNGKDREEIHQRLMKHSKTALSRLQGNKMHTLAEDVMNDPEIGLDPQKNPFNEEIKNLTGNSSYATIQFLKTYIEPVLNNEAIHEFITDSTST from the coding sequence ATGATGAACGAAGAGATCTTTGAAAGCCCATTTACGACTAGATATCGATCTGAAGCCATGTCAAAGATCTTTTCGTCTCAATACAAATATGCTACATGGCGAAGATTGTGGATCGCACTGGCCAGTGCGATGCGCTCTGCAGGAATCGATATTCCTTTAGAAGCAATTGAGCAAATGAAAAAGCAAGTATTGAACATAGACTTTGATCAAATCGCTTTGTTTGAAAAAAAATTTAGACATGAAGTGATCGCGCATATTCACGCCTTTTCTGAAGTAGCTCCACTCGCAAGAGGAGTGATCCATTTGGGTGCCACTTCATCATACGTCATGGATAATGGGGACTTAATTCAAATGAAGGAAGCTCTCACTATCTTGAGAGGAAAATTAAAACATCTCATGAGAGCGCTTTATTCTAAAGCCCGCGAATATGCCTCTACCCCATGTTTGGCATATACCCATTTTCAACCGGCCCAACCCATCACAGTAGGGAAGCGAATCTCAACTTGGCTATTTGATGTTTATTTATGTTTTAATGATCTCCACACCCTTTTATTAGATTTCCCCTTTTTAGGTGTAAAAGGCGCGACGGGAACTCAAGATTCATTTTTAGCGCTATTCGATCAAGACCAAGAAAAAGTTGACGCCTGTGAAAGAGCCGTTGCAACATCAATGGGATTTGAAGCAGTCTTTCCTTTATCCACACAAACATACACCCGATTGCAAGATTGTCGGATATTATCTATTTTGGCTCGTATTGGAACCTCTTTGCATAAAATGGCAACAGATGTCCGCCTTCTTTCCCATACGAAAGAAATCTTTGAACCACACCGCGAAGATCAAGTCGGTTCTTCAGCAATGCCCTATAAACGCAATCCCATACAAGCTGAAAGAATCTGTTCCATTGCAAGGTATTTGATAAATCTAGAAAATAACGCCCATCAAACGGCAGCAAATCAATGGCTTGAAAGATCGCTTGATGACTCTGCCAATCGCCGCATTGTGCTTCCCGAAGCTTTTTTATCAGCCGACTCAATCATTAATTTAGCTGTTGAGCTCACCAATCGACTTGAAATCGACGAAGAGGCAATCTCAAATCAATTAAAAAACTACGCTCCTTTCTTATCATTAGAAAGAGCCCTGATGTCAGCTTGCAAAAATGGGAAGGATCGAGAAGAGATCCATCAAAGGCTAATGAAGCACTCAAAAACCGCATTAAGCCGCCTACAAGGCAATAAAATGCACACATTAGCAGAAGATGTTATGAACGACCCGGAAATTGGATTAGACCCCCAAAAAAACCCTTTTAATGAAGAAATTAAAAATTTGACCGGAAATTCATCCTATGCAACGATCCAATTTTTAAAAACATATATCGAACCCGTTCTCAATAACGAGGCAATCCATGAATTCATCACCGACAGCACAAGCACATAA
- the dapA gene encoding 4-hydroxy-tetrahydrodipicolinate synthase: MLPTFSSFVPIITPFNSQGDVDYSALKRLIEWHIINETKGLVCFGTTGECSTLSEDEKIEILEFCCDIIQGETKLIANTGTNSTLVSKRLTAIAQELGVDAALIVVPYYNRPNEKGCIAHYREIAACGLPFIAYHIPSRTGIELSFEAICQILSIENCIGIKECSGHSQLIRQIANAFPNHYIFSGNDHSILNDLRAGANGSIGAIGNVIPTIWQAILNLSQLDLIRAEGLFNKYHALIRLIYSDVNPQGIKCALSCMGFIENRLRLPLIPVSGELEELIYQELLHLGLLEMETQTIYEK; this comes from the coding sequence ATGTTGCCTACCTTTTCTAGTTTTGTTCCTATTATAACTCCGTTCAATTCTCAGGGAGATGTCGATTATTCCGCTTTAAAACGATTGATTGAGTGGCATATTATCAATGAAACGAAGGGATTAGTATGTTTTGGTACAACAGGAGAGTGTTCAACGCTTTCTGAGGATGAAAAGATAGAAATTTTAGAGTTTTGCTGTGATATTATTCAGGGTGAAACTAAATTAATTGCAAATACGGGGACGAATTCAACACTTGTTTCTAAAAGATTAACGGCAATTGCTCAAGAATTAGGGGTTGATGCTGCTCTCATTGTCGTTCCATATTATAACAGACCGAATGAAAAGGGGTGTATAGCTCATTATAGGGAGATTGCGGCATGTGGGCTTCCCTTTATCGCTTATCATATCCCGTCAAGGACGGGTATTGAGCTCTCATTTGAGGCAATTTGTCAAATACTATCCATTGAAAATTGCATTGGAATTAAAGAATGCTCCGGACATTCGCAGTTGATTCGACAAATTGCAAATGCATTCCCCAATCATTATATTTTTTCAGGAAATGACCATTCAATTCTCAATGATCTGCGGGCCGGAGCCAATGGAAGCATCGGAGCGATTGGCAATGTTATCCCAACGATTTGGCAGGCTATATTGAATTTATCTCAGCTCGATTTGATTCGTGCAGAGGGTCTATTCAATAAGTATCATGCACTGATTCGATTGATTTACAGCGATGTCAATCCACAAGGTATTAAGTGTGCATTAAGTTGTATGGGATTCATTGAAAATCGATTGCGCCTTCCTTTGATTCCCGTTTCAGGAGAATTAGAGGAGTTGATTTATCAGGAGCTTTTACATTTAGGTTTACTTGAAATGGAAACTCAGACTATTTATGAAAAATAA
- the ung gene encoding uracil-DNA glycosylase: protein MTMTIPKNWHEILSEEINKPYIADLKEFIRDRAVLGKTIYPPLNQVFNAFSYTPYHEVKIVIIGQDPYHGVNQAHGLSFSVPRGVKIPPSLQNIYKEMQRDLHLPIPTHGNLENWAKQGVLLLNATLTVEAGTPKSHFGQGWEIFTDAVVKKLIERKDPVIFFLWGKSAEAKLDAIREVPNQHQVLIAAHPSPFSAHRFFGCGHFSKANELLFLWGKKPIDWSVD, encoded by the coding sequence ATGACAATGACAATTCCTAAAAATTGGCATGAGATTTTAAGTGAAGAAATCAATAAGCCATATATTGCGGATCTTAAGGAATTTATACGCGATAGAGCTGTTTTAGGTAAGACAATTTATCCTCCGTTAAATCAAGTTTTTAATGCTTTTTCGTATACCCCTTATCATGAAGTCAAAATTGTGATCATTGGTCAAGACCCCTATCATGGGGTGAATCAAGCTCATGGACTTTCATTTAGTGTTCCTAGGGGAGTTAAAATCCCGCCTTCATTGCAAAATATCTACAAGGAAATGCAGAGGGATTTGCATTTGCCGATTCCAACTCATGGAAATTTAGAGAATTGGGCTAAACAAGGCGTTTTGCTTTTGAATGCAACTCTTACTGTAGAAGCGGGCACGCCAAAATCCCATTTTGGGCAGGGATGGGAGATATTCACAGATGCTGTTGTGAAAAAATTAATTGAAAGGAAAGATCCTGTGATCTTTTTTCTTTGGGGAAAAAGTGCTGAGGCTAAGTTAGATGCGATTAGAGAAGTACCCAATCAACATCAGGTCCTCATTGCAGCTCACCCTTCTCCTTTTTCTGCACACAGGTTTTTTGGCTGTGGTCACTTCTCAAAGGCAAATGAATTACTTTTCTTGTGGGGAAAGAAACCCATTGATTGGTCCGTTGATTAG